Part of the Vigna angularis cultivar LongXiaoDou No.4 chromosome 1, ASM1680809v1, whole genome shotgun sequence genome, GAAGCATCACATTCTACAACAAAGGGTTGCTCAAAATCAGGGAGAATCAACACTGGAGCTGTAGTCACTGCCTCTTTAAGCTTCTGCAGTGCCATGGCCCCCTCTTTAGACCATTTAAACATTCCTTTTTTCAACAAATCAGTAAGGGGTTTAGCCATTTTTCCATAATCTCTAATGAACCTGCGATAATACCCAGTTAATCCAAGGAACCCTCTTAACTCCTTGATGTTTCTGGGTTCTGGCCATTCCAAGACAGCTGCCACCTTCTCCCTGTCCATCTCCACCCCTGCTGCCGATATCTTGTGCCCCAAATATCTCACTTGTCTTCTCCCAAATTCacacttttttttgtttgcaaAAAGTTCATGTTCAACCAAGACTTTTAAGGCTTGAGTGAGGTGTTGAGAATGCTCCTCCCAAGTCTTGCTATAGATAAGTATATCATCAAAAAATACTAACACGAACCTCCTCAATAGCGGCCTTAAAATTGAATTCATCATGTCCTGGAATGTGGCTGGTGCATTTGTTAATCCAAAGGGCATCACAAGGAATTCATAATGCCCTTGATGTGTCCGAAAAACAGTTTTTGGAATGTCTTCCCTCTTCATTCTTATCTGATGATACCCAGcctttaaatcaattttagaaaaatatgacGCACCTTGAAGTTCATCCAGCAGCTCCTCAATGACTGGAATGGGATATTTATCAGCCACTGTTACTCTGTTTAATGCCCTATAATCCACACAAAACCTccaacttccatccttctttttTACCAATATTACAGGACTAGAGTAGGGACTGTTACTGGGCCTAATAATGCCCAAATTCAACATCTCTTCCACTTGACGCTCTATCTCAGCTTTCATTCCATGGGGGTACCTGTATGGCCTCACATTGACGGCCTCACTACCCTCTTTTAAAGGGATTCTATGATCCACTCTCCTCTCGGGTGGGAGGCCTTGGGGGTCTCGGAATACCCCTTCAAAAGCACTCAGAATTTGTTCCAGCTCTACCTCCTCCTCTTGCATTAAGCCACTCTCTTCCGTCTTCTCATTCACCAATTCTGTTTGGCTTAAGCTCCATACTAAAGACAACATTTCaatccctttttcttttataagagCTTCAGGAGTCACCACCCTACGTGTCAATGATGGATCCCCCTTTACCTCCACTTCTCTTCCTCCATGCGCCACCTTCATGATGAGCTGTCCCCAATCTACTTTGATCTCTCCTAGGGAGGATAACCAGGTCATTCCCAATATTCTGTCCACACCGCCTAATTCAAAGAGATATAACTTATCTCTAACTTCTAAGTTTTCTAATAACACCGAGACTCCTGTGCAATACCCGCTGGTTTCTTTCCTTTGTCCATCCCCTAAACACACTTTATAAGGGCGTGTGTCGGTGCATTCCAGACCCAGCTCTTCCACCAATCGGGTGGATATAAAACTATGGGTAGCTCCACTGTCAATAAGCACCAGAACTCTCTTCCCCTGCACCCAACCTTGCAGTTTCATCGTGTTCGATTGCGAGAGGCCACCCGCGGACAATCCCGACAACTCTATAGCCTTATGTTCTACTTCGACACTTGCCTccgcttcttcatcttcatcctcctCCGCCAATATCATCACCCGCATGCTCCGTTCAGCGCAACGATGACCTAAGGTCCGCCGCAGTGGAAACAACGTCCTTCTTCTCGCCGCTTCATGTATTCTTGATAAGGCAGGGTCCGAATGCCTCGTCCCGCGGTTCCTCCTCCACTGTTACCAGCCTTCGAAGCCATAGTATTCACACTAGCGTCCTTCTTCATTCCTTGCCCTCCGCCGCCATTCACCGTTCCCTCTGACGGTCCGCGAAACGTTTCTGTCCTCGCCACCGTCCCTGAACTCGCGGAATATCTTCCCCACGTCGCTCCGCCTCTTCCTCCCACTCCACTACTTCCTCGCGACGTCCATCCCACTTGTTCGATGTCCCTAGCTCTCTCCATCGCCGTCAACAAATCGCGTGGGTCATGCGGTCTCACAGCGTTTCGTAATCCCTCCTACAAACCTGCGAAAAAATATCCCAGCAATTGGTCTTCGGTTACTCCGGTCGCCTGCGCCACGAGTACCTCGAACTCCTGGATATACTCATCGACGCCCCCTCTCTGTCGCACCGCGGCCAACTTCTCAAAGACGGTTCCCCTAATTAATCCGCCGAACCTCCTCGTCAACGCCTCCGTGAATGCCTTCCATGTTGGATGTCGGGTTTTCTTCCGCCAGAAGCGGAACCAGTAGTTAGCGCTTCCGTCCATGCAGATATACACTAACttcatcttctctttctctGTCACTCCTTGGATGTCAAAAAATTTCTCAGCCTTCGCTATCCATCCCGTTGGATCAGTACCTTCAAAAGTTGGAAGCTCAACTCGCTTCATCCAACTGCGTTGTACGTCGTTCCGGTCCTCCTCCAATTCTTCATCAGAGCTCTCTGTCGACCTTCGTTCTCGATCACCCTGGACGGAATTTCGACTCCCCTCAGAACTCCTATCGCGGGTTCCAGAACGTCTTCCGAGGGCTCGTCGAAACTCGAGAGTCATCGCTCGCATTTCTGCCTTCAACTCCTCCATTGTCGACTCCACAGCCACCATTCGCCCCTCcattcttctccgatcacgcgCACTCCTCTTCCCTCCGAAatgatccggcaggtcggaccaaatctGTTAGGTTCCTTTATGCAAGGAAccgaacaacaacaaataatactcacacacactcaacaatataagaaatatgtatgtatatgtattgaTATTTCCTCTGtaatgataagaaaagatgaataCAGGTATCTCACtctcccccaaggaagcctcccttcctccactggccaAGAGGTCCAGTCTTAATTCCAAAATCAAAATCCCCTACCTCTCTCAAACCATTTgttatttatactctctctctcttctaacaaaCTCACCCTCTCTCCTCTAACTGATTTCCCCTCTATCCGCCACTaactctctcttcttttattcCTCCTCATATACACTTTTAATGGTCTAACagatattttatgattattaacATTTTGCTTTCTTCTCTGAAAAATTTGGAACAAATTACATTGACACTTCTTCTGATTAGCCTATAATACACTTGTAACCCTCCATTTTTGAGATCACAAAAAGCCTTCTGAATTCTATAATGCCATGGCAGTATCACCCTTTTTTCGTTAGGGAACTGTTTCGATTAATATAAGGTCGTCATGTGAGGTTAGTATTAAAGAAAACTCCAAAAGTGACACGCCCATAAGTTGATTTGAAGgagttatatatgaaaaattttaGACATGAAAATGCATTAAACAGATATTTTATGTATGAAAATCCATTAAACGGACATGTACAACTCGTATGATAACTTTACGGTAACAGACACGGCCTTGAAAGGAATAGAGAATAGTTAGTGTCCAGCATTATAAAGTCAAAACAAGGAAGGTGTGAGTGTAATATTTGCCTAAACAGGGGAAGGTCTCGGAGTAATTTGGTAAAACGTTTATCCATTTAGCTTTTAAACTTTTTTGTCTTAATCACATAACTTTTAGTCTCACTACAATGTCCATTTGCAATGGTTTCCAAATATTATTAGCCCTTCTTGTGAATTCCTTTGTAATTTATAGTATGAAAGAAGCTTTTGGTTTTGAAGTCGATTGATTTAAGCTGAACATGATGCTATAAACCATATTATAATCAGCAGTCTTTGATTTCTTCTGCTTTTGTATATTTGGctttaattcaaatattgatGTACAATGGCTAAAAATGGATTGAATTCAATTTGGTTGGTAGTTTTTTAGTTTCCATGCAGAAGCATGACACTGTTGTACTTTAACTGAATGATTTCAAGATTTTTTCCTCTCCAGACCTCACCTTTCTTTTCCATGTGTCACAGGGATACAGCTGGACAGGAAAGATTTAGAAGTCTGATTCCAAGCTACATTAGGGATTCATCTGTTGCTGTTATTGTTTATGACGTTGCAAGTAAGCCACATATATGTGCTTTCTTTCACCTATTTTCTTCGCAGTTTATAGTTTCTTGGATATTTCACCACTAGAATTACCAATAGTTAattatagttgtttttttgaTGCCGGTTAATTAAAACATAGATTTTGAAGAGCTGAGTTTGtgattcattatttatttcttactAGGGAATAAGAGTTATATCTGAGAGAAACATGCACTTGGAATattaaaagagaacaaaagTTTCATCTTATTTAAGTTattccattttctttctttagaaTGTGagtgaaatatttatttttcacataaagTGAGTCTAAAGGTTCCCGTGGCAACTAGGTGATACATTACCAGGAACCAGAGCTTCTCAAAAGTAGCTTTCTCTTGCAGCTGCTACTTATTATTCTTAGACAACATGAACCTCTCTGAACGATTCAAATAACTTGTGCATAGGTTTTGTTCATTGCTCCTAAACATAATGATGGTTTGTTCATTGCTCCTAAACATAGTGATGGCATGCTTTCTTATTATTTACTGTTCTCATCATATAGGCCGCCAGACTTTCCTAAACACACCAAAGTGGATAGAAGAGGTGCGCAGTGAAAGAGGAAGTGATGTTATTGTTGTTCTTGTTGGCAACAAAACTGATCTTGTGGACAAAAGGTAATTGCTAATCAGTGGTAGACTGACTTCATCAAATACTTTATATGCCCCTGTTGCATGACATGGCTCTTTTTTCCACAATCTTCTAGTGACCTATTTCATGttcattttttactaattaCTAATTCAACAGTAACCGAAAGTTTGGGCTAGTTTAGTAAAGAAGATATTGTTTGACCAAGGAAAGTACACCTGCACAAATAATCATTTTCGTTCTTTTGTCACTGGCTAGACTGTGGGATAGGACTCAGAGAACAATACCTAGAGCAATAGATGgaagttaataaaatttggaACAGTTAGGGTGCCACTGTTCGCAGCCTTGAATAGTTCCTTGAGAATGAATGACTCGCAACAAGTAAGTCCACTAAGATGAAATGAATAACAGATCAAGCTTTAGATAGACAGATACATCACAAACTTCCTTTGCAATGTGTAAAAGACCTAGAAAAAACTAGGAATCTAGATAGCTGACGAATGCCTCCATTGTCTTTAATATGACATTTTTGGGGGCTTTGTTCGcactcttcttttcttcaatgttttTATGATCTGGATATGTGAACATCAGAGAGAGATATCTGGGCAAAGTGAGAGGAGGGATGAAATCCTGTTTTGGCTGTCCTTGCTCTGTCTCTGCTATATTTGCAAGAAAAACCTGTTAAAAGCGTGTCTTTTTCTTGTTAGTGACTGAATATTGTTTCTTGACATAGTGAATTAGGTACAAACCGTGCAATTGGGAAATATTATTTCTGGTGAGGAAATAATCTCGTTTTGTTTAGAAGTTCAGTCGTGATGCTGCAAAAGAGAAAGTGATTACGGGGCTCCCTAAAATAAGCTGATTGAAACAAACATAAGAATGTTGGGTagcttttattaataaatattataagagAAGAGTTGCGATTTGTGCCTGTTAGTAAGACTGAATTGTTTTAGTAGTTATTAGTTATTTTAGCAGTTATTAGTAAGCGTAACTGCCTCTGAGCAATTGTTAGGTCTCTTATAAGTAATTATTATAAGATGAGAGTAGGGATTTAGGCTTTTTAGTAGGACTGAATTAGTTTAGCACTTAAAGTACTAAAATGCTAAAAAGTCTCGATCCCGATTCTCCTCTTATAATATTTACTTATGAGAGGCCTAACACAATGTTATCCGTTAAAAGAATTAACAGAACCCATACCCTTTGATAATCTAAGAAAATGAGAACTTCATTTACTATTTTAGGCTTTAGCATGAATGGTTTAATCCGTGAGATGCTTCTTCAATGCTCTGCATGTAGGTTTGAATGTAATGACATTCCTATGGTACAGTgactaataattttttacaaatatttagaaatccCTATACGCAGGTAGCTGCCAATGAATATGAAATGCTTGACAACTCACCTTGCATCCTAATAATACAGGAACAAATTGGTTGCCAGAATAATGTACTTTTTGCGTTGTCTTTTCATTACgactaatattttataatatgaaactaCAGGCAAGTGTCTACGGAGGAGGGGGAAGCAAAGTCCCGAGAGCTGAACGTTATGTTTATTGAAGCTAGTGCAAAAGCTGGATTCAATATAAAGGTAAACATCTCCCTTCTTTGCCATAAATATTTAACAAGTATCAGCTTGAAATTATCCAGAAAACAAAAAAGCTATGCTCACCACTCGGTAGTGAGAAgtgtgtattttatttttatttttaataatttttttgtgtaGAGCCAATGTTGCTTTGGGTGAGATGTTTTAAATGGTTCAAATGGGGGATAGTTGATAAAAATCCCTCCAGACAATGGTGTTAGGAGTCATTTCCGATTGAGATATGTTTTTCAGAATGAGTACAACAGTTGGTTTTTTCTACAAAACAACATAATTTTTTCCTAATGTTTGCTTCTTGTATGTTGGAATTTAGATATACTTCCCGCCATTTACGATATAGGTATTGCTTTATATGCTTGGTCCATACATTTTATCGTACTGCTTTATCAAACCTACATTTTTAGGCCCTCTTTCGAAAAATTGCTGCTGCATTACCCGGAATGGAGACACTATCTAACACAAAACAGGAAGATATGGTCGACGTGAACCTGAGGTCTTCTGGTAACCATGATTCCCAATCTGAGTCAGGTGGATGTGCTTGCTAAATGTGTCTTGTCCCAAAGTTTTGTATCTTTCTGCTTTACGCTATTTATTTTGGAATGTTTTTGTCCAAGTTCTGTAAAGATTCATCAGTCCTTACGACTTAAACAACTTTGTGTGAGAAAAATtactaaaatcaagtgaaagaACCAATATTACACATATCATTGGTTAGTTggttatttattattgttttgtttcaTAAAAGACAGAAGTTATCGTTGACGCATTTACCTTCTACTGTtctttatcataattataaaagcTAGATAGGAATGTATTCAAAAAGAATGTATTACCCCACAGTACTTCAAAACAATAATAAGTAACTTGCTGATATGGTTTAAGATCTTTATCTCAAAGCTCACATTCAgagttataaatttaaaatatatattttataaaactttttcaactaaacttatattttataaaactcttgaaatttaaataaaatttgaagtcgtaaaaatagaaaataagtttttattttaaaagtaattattttttaataaattataaaaataataatgttaaactAGATTTtctaatattcttttattagattaaaaattataatgagaTCTTAAAAATGATGTAATATAAcgagaataaaagaataaaataaaaatttatgacaTGAGCTTTGACATGAAGATAGTTTAAGATGATATTCACTCTTCTATTACACAACAGGAAGAAATTGCTGGAAATATTTGATTAGCAAAGCATAACTGTGagcatattttattataaattgaaaatattattttcctaAGAGTTTTAAGCTATAAAATTGAATAGACTTTctccattttattttaaaaccttAACTCGTTGAATGGAGATGGTTAAGATTTCATGAACATTGAAAATCGAAAGGGTAAAGGTTATATAAAGTTAACGGGGAAAAGAGACAAAAATGGAGGAGGAAAGTAGAATGTAATGTTAATTCCTAAAGGAAATGGGTGTTAGGGGGAAACAGGAGCAAGTGCTGTTTGCGGCACTGGAGTCATGGAAGGAGGTGCAGGAGTTGACCCAGCTTTTGGTCCAACTGGTCGTTTCTGGCCTCTCCCAGCACCCTCTCTTTGCCACCTTAGCCATCAAGAAACTGTGTTCCAATTCCCTCACTCTCCCACGCGCCACTTCCTTTTTCGACCATCTCCACCATCCCGATGCGTTTCACTGCAACACCATTATCCGCGCCTACACTCGTAAGCCCGATTTCCCTGATGCTCTTAGCTTCTACTACCACAGAATGCTCGCTCGTTCCGTCCTTCCTAACCACTACACTTTCCCCCTCTTGATCAAACTTTGTACCGACATTGGGTCGCTCCAAGATGGGTTAAAGGGTCATGCCCGGATTATTAAATTCGGCTTCGGGTGTGATTTGTTCGCTCGGAATTCGCTGATTCGGATGTACTCTGTTTTCGGAAGAGTAACGTTTGCCCGCATGCTGTTTAACGAATGCTCTAGGTTGGATTTGGTTAGTTATAACTCCATGGTTGATGGATATGTGAAGAATGGGGAAATTGGTGCCGCTCGCCagttgtttgatgaaatgcctgaGAGGGATATTTTAAGTTGGAATTGCATGATTGCGGGGTATGGGGGAATTGGGGATTTGGATACAGCTAATGTGTTGTTTGAGACAATGCCTGAGAGGGATGTTGTTTCTTGGAATTGCATGATTGATGGGTGTGCCAAGGTTGGGAATGTTTCTCTGGCTGTTGAGCTTTTCAATCGGATGCCTGCGTCTGTTAAGAATGTGGTTTCCTGGAATTCCATGTTGGCGCTGCATGCACGTGTGAAGAATTATGATGAGTGTTTGAGGCTGTTTGGGAGAatgatggaaggaagagagacAATGCCGAATGAGGCTACCTTAGTGAGTGTGCTCACGGCATGTGCGAGTTTAGGGAGGCTTGGTATGGGCATGTGGGTTCATTCTTTTATCAGAAGTAACAACATTAAGTCTGATGTCTTGCTTTCAACATGTCTGCTGACAATGTATGCAAAATGCGGGGCTATGGATTTGGCCAGGGATGTTTTTTATGAGATGCCGGTCAGAAGCGTTGTGTCATGGAACTCTATGATCATGGGCTATGGATTGCATGGGAATGGAGACAAAGCTCTTGAACTGTTCTTGGAGATGGAGAAGGAAGGTATGCAACCAAATGATGCCACTTTTATCAGTGTGTTATCTGCATGTACGCATGCCGGAATGGTCATGGAGGGTTGGTGGTACTTTGATCTCATGCGTCGAGTTTACGAAATTGAGCCCAAGGTTGAACATTATGGTTGCATGGTTGATCTTCTGGCCAGAGCTGGTTTGGTGGAAAATTCAGAAGAGCTGATAAGGAAGGTGCCCTTGAAGGCTGGATCTGCAATATGGGGAGCTCTACTGTCTGGTTGTACGAACCACTCTGACTCCGAGCTTGGAGAGATTGTAGCTAAGAGACTTATTGAGTTGGAGCCACAGGATATTGGCCCTTATATTTTGCTTTCAAATATGTATGCTGCTCGAGGGAGATGGAATGACGTTGAACGTGTAAGATTGATGATAAAAGAGAAGGGGTTGCAGAAAGAAGCAGCATCCAGCTTGGTTCATCTCGAAGACTTtgaatctaaatatttttttaagaataattcaGGCTATAGGAAAAGAATAATGTACTCGATGTTGAGTGAAATAGGAACGCAGATGAAATTATCCGTTGGGCACTCAATTAAGGAAGACAATTTCATACCTTGATAAAGAGCAGAGTCTCTATTTCAAACACTACCGAGAGAGGAGCATTACGAGTTAAGAAATGAGACATGTTATGGATATCAAGGAAAAAGATACCGTAACACATAATAGCAGATGGCACTAAAAACGATGAGTTGCGGGATGGAGATTCTACGATGGGCCGGATTGGTTCCAATGAAGGCTTTTGGTCTCTGTATTTTCTGGTAAAagat contains:
- the LOC108324714 gene encoding ras-related protein RABH1b, whose translation is MAPVSALAKYKLVFLGDQSVGKTSIITRFMYDKFDNTYQATIGIDFLSKTMYLEDRTVRLQLWDTAGQERFRSLIPSYIRDSSVAVIVYDVASRQTFLNTPKWIEEVRSERGSDVIVVLVGNKTDLVDKRQVSTEEGEAKSRELNVMFIEASAKAGFNIKALFRKIAAALPGMETLSNTKQEDMVDVNLRSSGNHDSQSESGGCAC
- the LOC108325734 gene encoding pentatricopeptide repeat-containing protein At3g29230, translated to MGVRGKQEQVLFAALESWKEVQELTQLLVQLVVSGLSQHPLFATLAIKKLCSNSLTLPRATSFFDHLHHPDAFHCNTIIRAYTRKPDFPDALSFYYHRMLARSVLPNHYTFPLLIKLCTDIGSLQDGLKGHARIIKFGFGCDLFARNSLIRMYSVFGRVTFARMLFNECSRLDLVSYNSMVDGYVKNGEIGAARQLFDEMPERDILSWNCMIAGYGGIGDLDTANVLFETMPERDVVSWNCMIDGCAKVGNVSLAVELFNRMPASVKNVVSWNSMLALHARVKNYDECLRLFGRMMEGRETMPNEATLVSVLTACASLGRLGMGMWVHSFIRSNNIKSDVLLSTCLLTMYAKCGAMDLARDVFYEMPVRSVVSWNSMIMGYGLHGNGDKALELFLEMEKEGMQPNDATFISVLSACTHAGMVMEGWWYFDLMRRVYEIEPKVEHYGCMVDLLARAGLVENSEELIRKVPLKAGSAIWGALLSGCTNHSDSELGEIVAKRLIELEPQDIGPYILLSNMYAARGRWNDVERVRLMIKEKGLQKEAASSLVHLEDFESKYFFKNNSGYRKRIMYSMLSEIGTQMKLSVGHSIKEDNFIP